GCACTGCTTGCTTTTCCTGGAATGCGTTTCTTTTCCACTCTTTTTTTCTGGTCATCTTCTTGACCTCACAATCAAAAGGATCTTTTTCCTGTTATGTTTACTTATAGTAGCGCATTAATTTGTGCGGTTGTTACTTTTTAAATGCCTCCCGCTTGACGCAACTGCAGGAAAGAAGGGACCATTTGCTTGGTTCCCTAGTCATACAagtgctcagtgaatatttgtaaaatgaatgaatgaaaaatactcAGTCCTGTGTTGTGTCTGGacgtttttctctttttggtttaTGTCTGGATACCTCATCTCCTTCAGTGTTCCAATGGAATATTTGGGGCGAGTGGGTGGCTATTACCGTTTGAAATCTGTATGAGGAATCTCATGTGTTTTAATGACTTCCTGAAGATCTCATAGAGAAGGTAGAAAAGTCAGAATTCAGTTCTGAATAAGTCTTGTGCACCATTTGTGTCATTGTAAAGGTTGATAGTGTTTAAAATGTATGTGAAGGTGTCATAGATCAAATATACTATCTAGTATGTTTGGTTTGAGGCTATGATAATATAATACTTATGTTGaatttatttgctattttgaTCTGATTCTTTCTAGGAAATCCGAAAAGTTGTACAGAGTTTAGAACAAACAGCTCGAGAGATTTTAACTCTACTTCAAGGGGTCCATCAGGGTGCTGGGTTTCAGGACAGTAAGTTCTTTGTTTTGATTTGGAAGGTTTTATCCACTCTGTCAGTCTTTCATCTAAAGAGTTAATTTACAATCAGAAGACATATCAAATCTGTAAGGTTTAACTATGAAAATTGTTCCTCATGTTTTTATGGTGAGTAAAAATTGGAGAAATAAGTGAGTTGATCATTTTATAGgtttatggaattctctgtatttttgttgattttatgcTTTCACATAGGTTGGATTAGGAATGTTTTCTCTAGTGGTGTAGTTCTGATGATAATTGTGGTAGTTCCATAGTTCTCTTGTGTATATAGCAACTTTTATTTGGCTTTTTCTTAACACCAATCTTTCAGTCATTGAATGTGATTTAGTATGTACTTTTAGATAATAAAATGGCCAGTGTAAAATGTTGTCACAGTGTTTACAGTCAGTCTCTTGAATGGAGATAGAGTATAAGAAGTTTAGAAATGGAATCTCTATTGTAAAAGATAACACAGTTAAAAGAAGTGAAATGTGTTTTCAGATTAAGAATCATTTCAGAATGTAGCTAACAGGTGTCAGGGGCAAGTCATTTTTGTGAGAGATAGGGAGTTGGTCAGCCTGATTGagaataaagctgttaaaacttttttttaaaatttttgatcacatcgtgtgacatgtggaatcttagttccccaaacagggattgaatccttgcaccctgcagtggaagcatggagtgttaaccactgaaCTTGCAAAGAAGTCCTAAAGCTGCTTTTTGACCAAATATAAGtgctaagtgaagtcgctcagtcgtgtccaactctttgcgagcccatggactgtagcctaccaggctcctccgtctatgggattttccaggcaagaatactggagtggggtgccatttccttctccaggagatcttcccaaacccagggattgaacctgggtctcccgcattgtaggcagatgctttaccatctgagccaccagggaagtccttgaccaAATATAGGAGCCTTCAAAATCCAATTTTAGGCATCCTTTGGCGACTGATTAGGAAAGGCAGCTTAAAGATTAGTTAATTTATAACAGTTTGCCAGTGTGTTTCCTGACATACCCCCTTTTagcaattttttgttgtttatttttcagtaGGGAAACTAGATATGAAATTTTGAGAGCCAGGTTGATAGCAGAGATGCATGCTCTACATTTGctcatgagatttaaaaaaattgatttatttccaGGTAGACTGCATAGATTGTTAAGCAAGAACTGTGTTTGAAATTTGGTAAGTCTTTCATTACTTCATTTGACTATCTTTTTGTGATCAGTTCCAAAAAGGTGTTTGAAAGCTCGAGAACATTTTGGTACAGTAAAAACACATCTAACGTCTTTGAAGACCAAGTTTCCTGCTGAACAGTATTACAGGTTTGTAAGACAAGTAGCATCTTGTATAACATTAAGTaaaagaaggcaagagaaaaatTTATGTGGACTAAATGATTGCTTAGATTTAGGTGACAATCCTACTTAGAAGAAAcaacagagaggaaaaggaactGTTAATAGTGGTAGTATTTTAATGGTGACAGAAttgctgactttctttttctcccttttactttcataattttcttaAGGAACATGtaatttttgcaatgagaaagtaataaaaataaaatatgtattatgtgAAGGTCAAAATGGagaatatttttttagtttattgaagTTACTTGTAAAGTTGGATGGGCCGAATCTATGCTATTAAGATTATGGAATTAAGTGGCAGTGTATATGTATAAACTGAATATTGAATTTTGCTGCCAAGTAACATATGCAGCTAATATTTTATGCCATTTTATTAAATCTACAACActattaattttaagaaacaatgTTATGTTTTGTATAATTAGGGAAAAGATTGTTATTATTCATAATTATGAAACATGTTTGTTTAATACTTTAATACTTCCTGATTTCACAGGTTTTAGATTGTTTAATACTTCCTGATTTCACAGGTGTTAAACTGGGAAAAACTGAGTGTTGATGAAATATGGTAAATAGGAACCTAAACTTTCTATTTAGACTTGCTTTCTCACTAGAGACAATGTTCTTTTAGGATACGTTAGGGCAAGAAATACTTAAGACAGGTATGTGGGGAGTGGGTAGTGTAACCTCACAAGATTGTTGAAAGATAGGGAGGGGCTGGCAAACTACCGTGaccttttatattttgtataaatatatttatattttaaagagttacctaaggaaaaaaaaaagaaataagagtgtGACAGAGACTGAATGTGACCCAGAAAGTCTCAGTCTTAGAAAaggtttgctgacccctgctgtAAGGTTAATAGTGGGCGCTTAGAGAATAGAATAGTAGAATTGGCACGGTCTGTAGAGAGCATGGAGTTTGGCGTTCACATACAGGCTGCCCTCTGGCTGATTTGGCCCTCAAAATGTTTGGTTTGACCTAGGTTGTGTTGAAAGATGTTTTTGAATTTGTTGCCACATTTGAAAATCAGGAGGCATAGCATAAACATCAAGGggttataaaatttcttttttctttttcagtctcctcgCTCACTTTAACTACTGTATTCCCAACGTTTTAAGGTCACCTGTTTAGTGACGGTAGTTCTTTCTCATGTGTGTGAAGctggagtttctttttctttttttttggagtttCTTGATACCCTGCATTCAGTTCAGAGTGTAGGACTGAGATGCTGAGGCTGATGTACGTTGCAGTTCTCATCAATTTGCATTtgccagcatttatttttctcagagcAGTATCATTGTTCACCGATTAAACTTCTAAAGCACAGTTGCTCTTGTCTATAACATTTGGTTGTAAATTTTTGCATTCATCAGAATTGGACCGTGCttcttatatattaaaattataataaataattgttaTAAATTTGGACTGGCAAAATGTACACTAAATCCATCTATATATAATACTTAAATGTTGTATTGTTCttaacacattttatattttggagtTTCACATAAGGTTTTATTTGAAAAAGGGTCCCGTGCCTCATGTGTTTGGCTGTGATTGTCCTGTGCCTGTCTTTTCTAACACCTGGTCCCTTGCACTCACTGCAGGTTTCACGAGCACTGGAGGTTTGTGCTGCAGCGCTTGGTCTTCTTGGCAGCGTTTGTTGTGTACTTGGAGTCCGAAACCCTAGTGACCCGAGAAGCGGTTACAGAGATCCTAGGCAGTGAgtgtcctcagtcgtgtccatccaCATGATCGGTTTAATTTTTGGTGGGAGGGGCTTTCTGTTTATGGAAACAAATGAGAACTAAGTGGAAAACTGGTTTCTTGGACagatgaaaactaaaaatatgtaGGGGCTTGCTCTGTGTACTTGGGcgtttcttttagtttttaaaaattttaagtctacagaaaagttgaaagtgaaCACCTGCTTACTCCCACTGAGATCCTCTGCTTGTTCACATTTTGCCCTGTCTGTGTAGTCTCCTCACTGTGTGTTGGGGGCATGTTTGAACTGTTTGGAAGTCAGGTGTAGATCCCATGACTTCTTAAATGTTTCAATGCATACCTTCTAAAAGCTATTCTCATGCATAACAGGATACTATTCTTGGTGGTATTACTTTAAGAAAAACGAAATGAAAGATTGAATTTTGCTTGAGAGCTCAAAGATTCCACAGTGAGGTCTGTTACCAAGGATATGTCTACATTTAAAAGATAGTTTTGAAAGACTCCTGTTTTTACTTTGAGAGAAATTGtacttgtgtatatgtgtgtgtatttaaaaaaaattttaggtgTAAGTTACGTTTCCATCATGACCCTGTCTTTACTGTGTCACATTTTTCAGTTGAGCCTGATCGGGAGAAGGGATTTCATTTGGATGTGGAAGATTATCTCTCGGGAGTTCTCATTCTCGCTAGTGAACTGGTAAGAAGCTTAGTGATTTGCCATTTGCTCTTTTTGATCTTTCCACATCATTGTCAGTTTTTTTAAATGGGTACAAAAATTCAGATGTCCCATTCTTTTCTAAGCCATCTGTCGGTCACAGGGTAGTCATTGACTGTGTACTGTGTGTGTTAATGTTTTGCTGGGATGGCAGTTCAGACAATGAGGTGGCCTTGCACACTTGCTATTATGCGATTTAAAAAGATGAGAACAACTTCTTCCTTTCAGAGCAGTGGCACAGTATATATTCCTGGTAACTTGTTCCTTTATATAGTTGTTTTGGGGAACAATTAACTGTAGAACTTTTACTAGTTGTTATTGTCTTTTACCCCTTAATTCCACTCCAAGAAATTGtcctataaaaataaatcaaaagcagAAGAAAGCTGTTATAAAGGAATTTACTCTAACCCTATTTATGAGAAGTCGGGAGACCACAGAAACTCCATCAAAAGGGGAATGATTTCTTAAGTTTTAAGTAAGTAAGTAATACCGAGCAGTTGTCAAAACTGTAATTATGAGGGATAGTGTGGACAAGTCATGTGGCGCACCGGCCTCGTGGCTGTGACTTGGAGGAAGAGCCGTGCTGTGACGTTCCTCTTCTGTCCCACAGTCGAGGTTGTCTGTCAACAGCGTGACTGCCGGAGACTACTCCCGGCCCCTGCACATCTCCACCTTCATCAACGAGCTGGACTCCGGCTTCCGCCTCCTCAACCTCAAAAACGATTCCCTGAGGAAGCGCTACGATGGCCTGAAGTATGACGTGAAGAAAGTGGAGGAGGTAGTCTACGACCTCTCCATCCGGGGTTTCAACAAGGAGACGGCAGCAGCCTGCGTGGAGAAGTAGGGGGCTCCCCCCCAGCCCTGCTAACTCCAGTGGTGCCCACCAGGCCCAGCCCAGCGCCTCCCATGGTAGTTAGAATGTCCCGTCGCTAAACACCGCGCTTGATTTTCTTAACCGGTTGTGTGGTGTATCAGAGTTGAAACACTTTTTAGGGGGTGACAGAATAGCCTTTACAAAGACaggtttttctttgttgttttcagtgAATTTGCTCTGTAACTCAGTATACTTGAGTTTTGTCAGAAAACGTACATGTTGATCTCTTGGTAAAGTTCTTTTCTTGCTTACCCTGATGCTGTCGATGTGCTGATTGAGAACTTCATTGTCTTGTTTGTAATCTTCCAGGAGTGATCCTTGTGTTTTCTATTTCCACATTAGCCATCCATATCCAGGTGTGGCCTGGATACAGTGTAAAAACAGATAATTAAACGGATGGTTGCCAAGTGAAGGacaacttattttatatattccttCCTTATTTTAAGCCTTGTGAGTAAATCAGGTGTTGAATTTTTTTGCAAGGCAAGTATAGTCCCAGGGTTCTATCTCACTGCCATCAAAATATCAGATTAAACTTCAAAGACAAGTTCAACAGGTTATTTTGGGACAGTTTGGTAATAAGGATTGAGTAGCATCATCTGGCTATGTTTACCAGGTGGGGAGTAGGGGTAGGGTTCAAAAACACCCATTTTCTGATGTTGCCTTAACATTCTGCTGTTGCAGAATTAAACATCTTCTCCACATGCATCTTAAacatttcatatatttctgaGTGTGAAACCTCTTACCTAATGGCCAGGTAGACCTGTAGGTCTGGGAGTGTGCAGCCTCTCAGTCAGTTAATTCTCAACACCCTGACAGGTGATATTCTGAGAGAAGAATGCTGTGCTTTgtctggaagaaagagaaaaccttgaattaaaaggcaaaaagtagCTGACGTGgtcatatttttaagaataaacaatCCTCTCAGGTTGTTAATTATTCCAGTTTTGGGCAAGTCACATATATCTTACTGGCACAGCGCCCGTCCCCTGCAACCcgcaccctccccatcccccatttTCAGGTAGTACTTGCCATGTAACTTGCTGTTGAATTATGGTGACTTAAACCACAGTATCTTGGAGCTCATTGAAAGGAAGGTGCCAGTGTGTCCAGAATAATAGGAACTACTTAGAAGTGTCACCCTCTCATGCCTAATATGAGTTTAGGTTTCCTGTTTGTAAGTAGGATTTTCGGCATGGGCATTGGAGTTGTTATCAGGCTGAGTTAAGGACGGCCAAATTTTCCATTATGaggaaagaagtagaaatgagGCATAAATTGCTGTGCATTGTTGGGTTTTAGAACAATTTTCTTGACAGCTCTTTCTGCAAAGAATTTGTGGAAAGAAGAAAGTTGTTGGAGTCTTAAAGTACCTAGGATGGCCatctaaaataaaatgtgcaGTAATAGCACTGCCTGGATTGAGCGTAAAAGGTtctgaattacgtgatcagacaTATGCAGTAAGTTTGATACtagttttctttgcttctttaagTATTGATTCTGCTTGAGAATAGTAAAGTTCTTGGAAGAAGTTTTGGATTTCAGTTTTCACAAATAGATTTTAAGTGGAGGAGCATGTTCTGGTTTTGTACACCATTTGGGGATGTCAAGTGTTATGTGTGATTATTGTGTTGTGTCTGTTGCTGGCTTGTTGTAAAGCAATAAAaacagtttcttttattttttggtctttttgtcaCTTAGTGTGTTGCCATGAGAACTCTTCTATGTGGACAGTAAGTTctgagtgtttttttcttttaaaatttttttgcatgCCATTTGGCATATAGGAGCccggttccctgaccagggatagaacccacaccccctgagTTGGAAGTAtgtagtcttagccacaggactaCTGCGGAAGTCCCAAGTTCTGAATATTTTTGCGGCTGAAGAAGACTAGGGCAATGAGCACACACTACCCTGTGATAGTTAGAAGTCAACAGCACTGAGCTGTGTGCTGTAAGTATAGGTAATGGTGGTGTGCTCTCCCCTGGTTGGGAAATAACAGGTATTTTAACTGAAAATGTTGAGAAGCCTTGGCTGTGGTTTCAGGACACCAGGAttgctttttttaactttagaaaatCAAGCAGGTTAGAGAAAACAGAGATTAGTGGATGCTTTCtttacagatttatttatttataaggagaagaaaagagctCCATAAATACTTGACAGGATTTGCCCTGCCTTAAACAATGAGTGATGCTTAGGGGAATGTAATAAAGAACAAAAGCTCCTTTGGCTGTGTTTTGAGACCTTCACTTGGCTAAAGAGATGATTTGGATATGGCTCTTTTTGCACTGTTTCATGATTGTGCACTCAGAAGTTACAACTTTCttcaactttcttctttcttggtcTAGACTACACTGTTTGTCCCAGGTAGAGCATCACTATCATGCCTCACACCAAGTAAGATTTTTCCCTGAgcctgaaataatttattttcttagtattCATTGTAATAAGCATTAAGAGGGCATGTGGAGCTGAGGACAGAGCCCTGGTTACCAGcaaggggaggggacagggaggcagaggaagTGGAGCCCACGGGAAGATAAAGTGGTCAGAGAGGGTGACAGAACAGGGAGAGTGGCTCATCACAGAAGCTAGGGGAGTAAAGTATCTTAGGTTTTTTAGGTGAGAgattaaaaatgtacattttcacaGCCTGAGCGCCTTGTGACTTTGTCGGGCTTGTGACTTTCCTAAGCTCCACTCATCCTCCAGCCCCCCTGATTTATCTATGACACAATGTGCTTGGGTTCCCCAAAGCGCTCTCCCCATTTGCCTCACACCCAGAGTCCTGAACATCTCAATTGGCTGCTCTGCAGGCACCACGAGTCCATGAGCCTTGTGACTTAGGCGAGGCTGGGTGATGCAGAGCACTACAGAGCACGTGTATTTCCCACTCAGGCTCCTCATCTGTCACAGGTTAGCGGGGGACCCACTCCATGCTGTCCTCACGTAGCTCACTGACAGCAGCTGCCAACTGGACCTTTTGCTAGTTACTTCGGGAGAGTCTTGTCCAAACACGTGCTCCGGTTTGGAAGTGACATGTCATTTTCTCTCATTCACTGGTTAGAACTGTGACCCTGTTCATGCCAAGGGGGCCAGG
The window above is part of the Bos javanicus breed banteng chromosome 2, ARS-OSU_banteng_1.0, whole genome shotgun sequence genome. Proteins encoded here:
- the TSN gene encoding translin isoform X2, with amino-acid sequence MSVSEIFVELQGFLAAEQDIREEIRKVVQSLEQTAREILTLLQGVHQGAGFQDIPKRCLKAREHFGTVKTHLTSLKTKFPAEQYYRFHEHWRFVLQRLVFLAAFVVYLESETLVTREAVTEILGIEVVCQQRDCRRLLPAPAHLHLHQRAGLRLPPPQPQKRFPEEALRWPEV
- the TSN gene encoding translin isoform X1; its protein translation is MSVSEIFVELQGFLAAEQDIREEIRKVVQSLEQTAREILTLLQGVHQGAGFQDIPKRCLKAREHFGTVKTHLTSLKTKFPAEQYYRFHEHWRFVLQRLVFLAAFVVYLESETLVTREAVTEILGIEPDREKGFHLDVEDYLSGVLILASELSRLSVNSVTAGDYSRPLHISTFINELDSGFRLLNLKNDSLRKRYDGLKYDVKKVEEVVYDLSIRGFNKETAAACVEK